CTGCTTTGAGGGACGCTTCCTTGCTGCCGAGTTCCTCGGCCCACTGCTCCAGCTCGATCTCGCGCTCCTGCTGAGCCTGGAGTTTCTCGAAAAGCTTGTTTTCACTCGCCTCGAGGAATTCCTCCCGGTCCTTCAGGGCCGCCTTGGCCGCCATCAGCGATTTTTCCTGTTCCTCCAAAGTGACTTTGAGCGCCGTGAGCGCTTCATCGGAAGTTCCGCCCCCGGAAACACCCTGCCCACCGCCTGACTGACTGACCTGCTTGCGCGCCTCAAAGAGGGCTTCCGCCTCCCAGAGTTCGCGTTCACGCTCGGCCATTTTCGACTCGGCATCCGCCAGAAGTCGCTCGCGATCGACTAGACGCGATTCCATTTCGCGCAGATTGTGTTCCCTCTGGGCAAGAGTCGCGGGATGGGCCGAGGCGGCCGGGCCATGCACTTCGACCTGGGCCGGCGCCCGGCTCAATCCGACCGTCCGCTTGGACCGCAATGCCAGAACCGCCTCACCCGGGCCGTTGCGGCGCATTCGGGTGGACTCGAAATCACTGGTCCTCCGGCTCCAGAGCGATTTGGTGATCTGCTCTCGGGTGCCGGCAAACGCCTGTGGTGCTTGGGAAGAGATCATCCTCTTTCCTTAATCGGCAGGTCCTTCGATGAGATGAGAGACAAACGGATCAACTCCTGACCGATGGACCCCGCCGGAAGATGCGACGCAGCCAACCGCCCTTTTCTCCGACCTCGGAAACCGCGGAGCCGCTCTTGCCGTAAAGCTGGGTCAGGATGCCGCGGGTGCCCGCCTCCAGCACGGGATCGTTGAGCACCATGAGCGTCCGGTCGAGGGAAATTCCCTTGGCCAGCTGATCCCGGATTTCGGACTCTTCGCCGTTGAACCACATCAGTCGTTCCATGACGGCGTCGCGGACCTTGGCGTCGTATTCGGCGATCTGCTGCCGCACCGCGCGACCGGCTTCCACCTTTTGCTCGGCGTTCAGGACCGCGCCGTAACGCTGGCAAAGCGAGTAGCAGAACGGCTCCGGCAGGTGCCGGATGAGCAACGCGGTCGCCTCGATGAGGTGGAGCCCTTTGGAGCCGGGGCGAAACGGAATGAAACGGGCTATCCCGGTCTCATCCACGTTGGCGAGGGAATTGATGAAATCGCGGAAGTCACCACCGATGACGATCTGCTGGGCCATCTTCTGGGCAAAGCTGGCCAGTTGCTCGAGAGTCGTCAGTTCCTCGCGCTTGCAGAGATCCGCCGTTTCAGGACTGAGATGAGCCAGCGAGAGCGGAAAGTTCGGCGGGATGCCGAGTTTTTCCATTGTCTTGAGGATCTCATTGTCGAGAGCCTCGGCCTCTTCGGTCTGGATGACCATGTCGCCGAAGGGATCATCGAAGGCCAGGGTCTGCCGGAGGACTTCCACCAACTGCCCCAGCAATTCCGGACGTACGGCGAAGGCCGGATGCGCACAGAGCGCATCGAAAGAAAGATGGGTGTACTTGGACGGGGTTTCCATATCGCCCTCGATCGGCCACGTTCCGAGACCCATATCCTCGGAGAGGCTGCCCAGGCTGGTCTCAGCCATGATTGAATTCTGAAAACCCAAACGGATCCGATTCCATTCTGACTCGGTCACCGCTTCCCGACTCGTGTTCTCCACATTATGCATGGTCATTTTCTATCGTCCCCTTGGGGTATTTCTGGAGCGCACAATGCGGTATTTATTCAGGAATTTGTGCGGAGGACCGCATCGCAGGAAAGGACTGAAAGCAGGGGGGTACAAGCGGACCCCCCGCACCACCACCCCCCGGGCCCTACATCATCGGGCCGGTATGCTGGATGAGCTCGTTGGCCAGCTTCGTGTAGTCGCTCTGCACGGTGTCCGTTTCACTGCCGTCCTGCCCCAGCAGGATGACCGGCAACCCCAGGGTGACGGCACGGCGCACCACCGTCGCATCCCGCACCGAGGAATTGAACATCTTGGCGTGCGGCGCCACCCGTCGCTGGTTTTTGAACTGATTCATCCGAAGCTGCATCCGCATCTTCGGCACGTCGATGTCCAGCCCGGGTTTGATGGCGTTGAATACAATCCCGCTGACCTGGGCCAGCGGCCCCATTCCGGCCCGGCGGAAACCCGCGGACAATTGATGGAATTTCTGCAGCTTCTCGACCAGAAGAGTGAACCCGATCAGGCTGAGCGCATCGGGGTTCGCCGGAACGATGACTTCGTTCGAATTGAAAATCCCGCACTGGCTGGCCCGCAGGATATTGGGCGGACAGTCGAAAAGGATGAAATCGTAATTCGACTCGATGTCGGCGAGTTGCTCCTGGAAAATCGTGAAGTGCGGCCGCTGGGGATCGCCCCGGTAATCGCTCTCCAGGTCCACCAGGTTGAAGGTGGTCGGCACCAGGTCCAATCCCGGGAGAAGCGCTTCGCCCGATTTGCCCTGGATGACGTCCTTGACCAGGCAATCCTTGATCTGCGCCGGCGAATCGAAGATCGAATAGATCGCGCCTTTGTTCGTCGTGTTGAGCTGGTTCCAGCGCTCCAGGCGGAATAGCCAGATGCTGGCATTGGACTGGGTATCCAGGTCGAAGAGAAGAACACGTTTGCCCGCTTTCGCCAGACACGCGGCCGTATTGACAATGAGCGATGTCTTTCCGACGCCACCCTTATAGTTGATGAAGCTTATTTTGCGTGCCATCCGGTTACCAGAGCTGGTTGCGATTCATCACCTGAATCGGCAGAAAACCTGTCCGACTGACCTCGAAAGTCCAGACCGGGGAATCAGAATCGCACCCGTCCTCACGGACATTCGATGGGACCCGCACGAGTGCCCGCCCGGTGGTTCTCGATATCAATTTCAGCAGGATCATTCGGATAGTTCAGGAGGGTTTTAGGCGCGATTACCTAAAAACGACTGGATGCTGACAAAGTTTAGGTATGCTGGTTAACGAATTCCACAGTAATTCTACGGAAGCCGTTTCCCCCGGTTCCGGGCCCCCATGCCACAGTCGAACGGACCCCGGACCGGTCGGCGAGACGATTCTTTCCGGAAGATTGCCCTGAACCGGAAAATGCAGAGACTGCCGACTCCCCGATCGATCATGAAGACTCCCTCCGACACCGTTCTCAAACCGTCGACCGGAATCACGGTATCCCGACTGACTTCGTCCAACCCGCCCGAAACGCGGATGGACCAGGTGGCCACGGAGGAACCTCTCGAGATCCGCATCGAAGGGAAAAGCCTTGCCGTCCTCATGCGCACCCCCGGATCGGACCGGGAACTGGCCGCCGGATTTCTCTGCTCCGAAGGACTGGTCAGCTCGCCCGACGCCATTCGCGATATCACTCGCTGCGCTCCCGACTCGGGCGAACCCTCACCCGACGCCATTCATGTCCACCTGGACCCCGAGGTCCGCTTCGACTGGGATCGTGTCCAGCGACACACCTTTGCCTCATCCAGCTGCGGCCTCTGCGGGAAGGCCACCATTGAGTCCGTTCGGCAGACTTTCCCGCCCATCCACAGTCACCTGGCCGTGTCACGCTCGGTCCTCAACAGCCTGCCCGCCCACCTCCGACGGAATCAGGCAACCTTTGAACAGACCGGTGGGCTCCATGCCGCCGGGCTCTTTGATTCCAATGGCGCTCTCCGCGCTCTCTTCGAGGATGTCGGCCGACACAATGCCGTTGACAAACTGATCGGCTCACTCTTCCTGCGTCGCGAATTGCCCCTCGGGGACGCCATCCTTCTTCTGAGTGGCCGGGTCTCCTTCGAGGTCATGCAGAAGGCGCTCTCCGCAGGCATTCCCCTGGTCGCCGCCATCTCGGCACCGACCTCTCTCGCCATCGCCTTTGCCGAAGCATCCGGTCAGACGCTCGTCGGATTTCTCCGGGACGACCGGATGAACGTCTACACCCGCCCAGAGCGAATCCGCTAGTCCTTCAGACGCCACAGCACTTCTTGTATTTGCGGCCGCTTCCGCAGGGGCAGAGGTCGTTCCGGCCGATCTTGGGTGCCTCCCGGCGAACGGTGTGCCCCTTGACCGGCACAAACCCGTCATAGAACCATCGCCCGTCGACCTTGGCAAACAGGGCCCGTTCATGATGGGCATGCTCCCCGCCTCCGGATTTCTCGCGGAATCGGGCTACAAATTCCACCTCCCCGACCTCATCGTCCGCCCCGCCCGCTTCGGTCCGCACGATCTCCAGACCCAGCCAGTCGGAGTTGTCCGCCCAACGCCCGGTCTCCTCCTCGGAAAAATCCGCCCTCTGGCTCTCGGTCAAGGATTGACCCAAGAAGGGAATCCGGGCCTTCACATAGGCCGAATAGCGGGCCCGCATGAGTGCTTCGGCTGACGCCGCCGGCTGGCCTTCGTCAATCAGGGGCCGACAGCAGGTCTCATACGACTTTCCGGATCCACAGGGACATTCTTCCATCCCTCCGTGTCTAGAAGCTGAAGCCGCCGTGGCAACAAGAGACTGTCCGGAAGGCCCCGAAACAAAAGACCGCCGGGCTCTCCTCAGGGCTCGGCGGTCTGCTTTGGTTTGGTTTCCGGCACCGAATTAACGGGCAGATGCCCCAGTTAATCGGACGGAGCTCAACCCACTTGAGTGCCGATCCGAAATTGCCTCCCGGTCACCCCTGCCCCCAGCCCGCCGTATGCCGCAGTTGACGGATCCTGTGGGCACCCTATTGGGTCACGGGATTGAAGGTGATCGGCTGCTGCACCCGCCCCTCAACGGCCATCCCCTCCCGAATCCGCGGGATGAACTGCCAGTACTTGATCGCGGTCAGCGCCGGCATCTCCAGCCGGGTGTCAGTCGACTCAACCACCCGTGCATCCCGCACCTGGCCCTCTGTCGTGACCGTAAAGGTCAGCAGGACCCGGCCGGCGATGGGATTGCCATCCTCGTCCTCCGGTCGGAGCGGAACCTGCCGGTAGATCGGCGTCACCTCGAACTCGGCCTTCTCGTAACCATCCGGGCCATCCACGTAGTAGGTGTCGAAGATCAGGTTCAGCCGGGCAAAAACCGAATTCGGAGGGGCCGGAACCGAGCCTTTTTCCGAAGCGAAGGTGACCGGATAAGCCACCTCAAGATCGATCGGCTTCCCTTCCACCAGAGCGGGCAGGAACCGCCAGTCACGGGCCGCCGCGACAGCGTACTCGTTGAATTCGGGCACCGTCGACGCGCTGACCGTCGGATTGACCACCCGGCCGGACCGGTCGATGACAAATTGCAGGACCACCTGCCCCTCGATTCCCTCCATCCGCTTGGAGAAAGGATAGAAAGGGGCAAAGAAAACGAGCGGTTGCGGAGATTGAACAAGGACCTCGCGGCCTTCGTCCACATTGAGAGGAGTGATCTGGGAAACCCGCGACCCATCCGAAGCCACTGAATCGACACTCTCGACGTTCACAACCGGGCCGAAATCATCCATCCCGGGCTCGGCTCCGGCCGGACCCGGATCAGACTCCGGCGCCTCGGTAGTCACCACCGCGTCGGCCGCCGCCGGGGCCTGCGCAGATGCCTCGACATCGGTTTTTCGCGAGCAGCCGGCCGCCAGCACGAACAGCATCAGCAACCATGGAAGGAATCGTCGGTCCATCGGGGAAAAGTGTCCTATGGAGGCCCTCAAGCCCTTTCGAGCAGCTCAACCTCGTAGCCGTCCGGATCCGTCACAAACGCCATCTTGCGCCCGGTCGGGAAGGTGGTGCGCCAGTCCGCCGGCCAGATCTCATATCCCAGCTTCTCCAGTCGATCGCAGGTCGCGATGAGGTCGCTGTAACCGATCGCCGTGTGCATGAGATCTTCGGGCACTTTCGGTTTGTGATCCGGTGAGTAACACAATTCGAGGGCGTGGGGATTGCCCGGCAGTTCGAGAAAGACCAGTTGATTGCCGGCCGGTGACTTGTCGTTGCGATGGGTCACCTTGAAGCCGAGCGGCTCGTAAAAGGCGACGGTCCGGTCGATATCGCCAACACGGATGCGGGTGTGCAGAAAAACAGGCATGGTGAATCGATAACGCAATCCTTTCAGGGTTCCAGTAATTTCCGACTCTGATCCCGTCTTTCAGGGTTTGCCCCCATCCGGCCTCGGGCGCCGCCGGGGCACCAACCATCGCCAGCGGCGAAAAAG
This window of the Opitutaceae bacterium genome carries:
- a CDS encoding AAA family ATPase — translated: MARKISFINYKGGVGKTSLIVNTAACLAKAGKRVLLFDLDTQSNASIWLFRLERWNQLNTTNKGAIYSIFDSPAQIKDCLVKDVIQGKSGEALLPGLDLVPTTFNLVDLESDYRGDPQRPHFTIFQEQLADIESNYDFILFDCPPNILRASQCGIFNSNEVIVPANPDALSLIGFTLLVEKLQKFHQLSAGFRRAGMGPLAQVSGIVFNAIKPGLDIDVPKMRMQLRMNQFKNQRRVAPHAKMFNSSVRDATVVRRAVTLGLPVILLGQDGSETDTVQSDYTKLANELIQHTGPMM
- the fdhD gene encoding formate dehydrogenase accessory sulfurtransferase FdhD codes for the protein MKTPSDTVLKPSTGITVSRLTSSNPPETRMDQVATEEPLEIRIEGKSLAVLMRTPGSDRELAAGFLCSEGLVSSPDAIRDITRCAPDSGEPSPDAIHVHLDPEVRFDWDRVQRHTFASSSCGLCGKATIESVRQTFPPIHSHLAVSRSVLNSLPAHLRRNQATFEQTGGLHAAGLFDSNGALRALFEDVGRHNAVDKLIGSLFLRRELPLGDAILLLSGRVSFEVMQKALSAGIPLVAAISAPTSLAIAFAEASGQTLVGFLRDDRMNVYTRPERIR
- a CDS encoding YchJ family protein, with the translated sequence MEECPCGSGKSYETCCRPLIDEGQPAASAEALMRARYSAYVKARIPFLGQSLTESQRADFSEEETGRWADNSDWLGLEIVRTEAGGADDEVGEVEFVARFREKSGGGEHAHHERALFAKVDGRWFYDGFVPVKGHTVRREAPKIGRNDLCPCGSGRKYKKCCGV
- a CDS encoding TonB family protein, with product MDRRFLPWLLMLFVLAAGCSRKTDVEASAQAPAAADAVVTTEAPESDPGPAGAEPGMDDFGPVVNVESVDSVASDGSRVSQITPLNVDEGREVLVQSPQPLVFFAPFYPFSKRMEGIEGQVVLQFVIDRSGRVVNPTVSASTVPEFNEYAVAAARDWRFLPALVEGKPIDLEVAYPVTFASEKGSVPAPPNSVFARLNLIFDTYYVDGPDGYEKAEFEVTPIYRQVPLRPEDEDGNPIAGRVLLTFTVTTEGQVRDARVVESTDTRLEMPALTAIKYWQFIPRIREGMAVEGRVQQPITFNPVTQ
- a CDS encoding VOC family protein, whose translation is MPVFLHTRIRVGDIDRTVAFYEPLGFKVTHRNDKSPAGNQLVFLELPGNPHALELCYSPDHKPKVPEDLMHTAIGYSDLIATCDRLEKLGYEIWPADWRTTFPTGRKMAFVTDPDGYEVELLERA